The Myxococcales bacterium genomic sequence AAAAAGCAGGTTCTGCACTTCCAGCGAACCGTTGAGCATCCCCTGGCGCAGCCGTTCGAAATTGACACGCTCGTGCGCCGCGTGCTGATCGACCAGGAGCAGCGAGCCGCCGCGGGCGCGGCTTTCGCAGACGATGTAGCTGTCGGCGAGCTGGCCGATGATGCCCAGGCTCGCGAACTGGCCGACCGAGATCTCGGGCGGCGCGCCGGTTTCGATGTCCAGGCGGGTCGGCGTATGCGCCGGCGGCCCGGTGAGCGGTTCGGAAGCCGGAAAGGCAAGCGTCGGCCGGGCGCTTTCGCCCGGCGCGGCTTCGCGCCTGACGGTCGCGGCGCCGAAGGTCGCGGCCGAGCGCCCGAATTGAGTCAGGAAACCGCCGGCCGGTTGGGTGAAGCGCGCCTGCAACGCCTGCGACAAGGACCGGCGCACGCCCTCGTAGACGTTCGCCGTTTGCCGAAAGCGCACCTCGGCCTTGGTCGGATGCACGTTCACGTCGACCAGCGCCGGATCGATCTCGACGTTGAACACCACCACCGGATAGCGGCCCTTGATGAGGTGGCCGCCGTACGCGCCGTTGATCGCCCCGAGCAGCAGCTTGTCGCGCACGTGGCGCGCGTTGATGTACGGAAAGCAGTGCTTCAGGCTGCCGCGGCTGTAATCCGGATTGGTGGCGTAACCGCGCACGGTGAAGTAGGGAAAGTCGCCCTCGAAGGCGAACAGGTGTTCGAGCACCTCGCGGCCGAGCAGCGCGCCGAGGCGTTCGGTGATTTCCGTTACCGCCGGCGCGCGCAACACGCTTTTACCGTCATCGAGCAGGTCGAAATACACGCCGGGCCGCCAGAGCGCCAGACGCAGCAGCGCTTCGGCGACGTGCGCCAGTTCGGTCTTGCCGGCGCGCAGGAACTTGGCGCGGACGGGGGTGTTGAAAAACAGGTCGCGCACCTCGAGTCGCGTGCCTTCGGGCATGCCGGCCTCGGCGACCTGGCGGATTTCGCCGCCTTCGGCCCGCACGACGGTGCCCGACAGCGCCCCGCGTTCGCGGGAATGCACGGCCAGCCGGGAAACCGAGGCGATGGCCGGCAGGGCCTCGCCGCGAAACCCGAGCGACCCGATGCGCCAGAGATCGGCCTCGGTGCGGATTTTGCTCGTGGCGTGCCGCTGCAGGCAGAGCGCCGCGTCCTCGCGGTTCATTCCCGTGCCGTCGTCGGTGACGCGAATCAGCTTGCGCCCGCCGTCCTCGACCTCCACGACGATGCGCGTCGCGCCGGCGTCCAGCGAGTTCTCCACCAGTTCCTTGACCACCGAGGCGGGCCGTTCGACGACCTCCCCGGCCGCGATCTGGTTGGCGAGCTGGGCGGGCATGACGTGGATGCGCGGTGCCAAAATCGGATTCCTCACGCGTCAAAAGAAAAGCCCCCGCGGGCTGTTCGCCGGGGGGCTTGGTTCAAGCTCGATCAATCGGCGGGCGTCGGCGTTTGGCGCCCGGCATCGCCGCGGCCTAGAGGCCGAGATAAATCTTGCACTCTTCGAAACAGGTGTCGTCTTTCTCGTTCGCTTCGCAAACGCTGACGCAACCCAGGGTGCATTCCTTGTAACGGGTATAGTCGGCCTTGGTGGGCTCGTGATCCACTTCGTACTGCTTCATCAGGAGGGCGTCGCACTGGGTGACGCACAGGTTGATGTTTTCTTCCTGGCCGAAGTAGCAGCAGGAGCAGGCGTCGAAGCAATCCTCGATCACCAGATCGAACAACTCGCAGTTCAACTGATCGTCGTTGCGATCCTTGGCGTTGTTGTCGTCATCACTCTGTTGAGTCAGGTAATCCTTGTGGCGATATTCATCGTGATCACCGCAAGCCGTCAAGAATAGGCCCATTCCCAGGGACGCCAGAATCGCGAACACGAGCAAATAGCGTTTCATACTTGTCTCCGTTGAGTTTCTAACGGCGAATTATGCGCCTCGCTAGCAAGGTCGTATTTATTTAGCAGGAAGCCCGCGGCAAATCAAGCCGGATTTTCACTCTCCGATCCAGGCCGAAACCGACGCTTTTTCCTTTTCTCAACAAACGCTTTTTAAAGTTATACCAGCAAAAAAACGCCACAAATACAGCCAGTTCCGAGTTTTCGCATCGTCCGGCCCTCGTCTCCGGGTTCGAACGGCGCTCACGGTAGCGGAGCGCGTTCGACCACCGTGTATCGCGCGCCGGAAGGCAGCAGGTCGGAACGATACAAAATCAGCGCCTCCGCGTCGAACTCGCCGAAAGAACGACCTTCGAGTTGATGCATCGCCTTGTGCAGGGAACCCAGTTGTTTCGGCAACTTCATTCGTCCGAGGGTGACATGCGGATGAAACGGCCGCTCTTCGCGCGCGAAGCCGATGGTTTCCATGGCCAGTTCGAGGCGCTGCACCATTTGTTCGAGAACCGCCGTCTCGCCGCGCAGGCCGGCCCAGACAACCCGCGGTTTTTCTACATTGGGAAACACCCCGATACCTTCGCAGGTCAGGCGGATCTTTTTTTCGACCGTCGCCGCGGTCAGTTTCATCGCGTGCCCGATGTCGGCCACCCGCTCCGCCGGAGTGTCGCCGAAGAACTTCACCGTCAGGTGCATTCCCGCCAGGCCCACGCCGCGCACGTGCGAATTGGCATGGGTCAAGGCATCTTGCGCCCGCGCCAGCTCCTGCTTGACCGGCTCGGGAAGCGGGATCGCGATGAACAGCCGCCACGAGTTCATGACGACAAGACCCTCCGCAAGCGGTCGAGCGCCTGTTCGGCGGCGACCAACCGCACCCGCCGGCGATCGCCGGAAAAGACGTCGCGCCACGCCTGGACATCGCTCGGACCGGCCAAAGCCATGTGCACGAGGCCGACGGGCTTCTCGAGCGTGCCGCCCGACGGCCCGGCGATGCCGGTTACCGCGATGGCGAGATCGGCGCCGGAGCGTTCGCGCAGGCCGGCCGCCATAGCCTCGGCGACCTCGCGACTGACGGCGCCGTGGGCGGCGATCAGTTCGGCCGGCACCCCGAGCTGGCGGACTTTCGCCTCGTTGCTGTAGGTCACCGCGCCCTCGCGAAACCAGGCGGAACTGCCGGGGACATTGGTGCAGCGGGCGGCGATCAATCCTCCGGTGCAGCTTTCCGCCGTGGCCAGGGTCAGGTTCTTCGCCAGCAACAGCCCGGCCACCACTTCTTCCAGCGTGCGGCCGTCGTCGGTGATGACCGCCGGCCCGATGGCCGGTTCGATCAGGGCGCGGGCCGCCGCGAGCTTGGCTTTGGCGGCTTCCGGTTCGGCGTCGCGCGCCGTCAGGGTCACCATGATTTCCGGCGTCATCGCGGTGAAGGCCAGATCGACGTCGCCCAGTTCGATCAGCGCGAGCCGCTTATCGAGCGCGCCCTCGGCCCAGCCGAAAGTCCGCAAGCTGACCGACGCCACCGCGTGATGCGATGGCAGGTGTCGCTTTAAATAAGGAACGATCTGTTCACGCGCCATCATTTCCAGTTCGCGCGGCACGCCCGGGGCGAACAGCGCGTGCCGGCCGCCGGCGGCGAAGGCGAAACCGGCGGCGGTGCCGATCGGGTTGGCGAGAATCGTCGCGCCCTGCGGAAACTGGGCCTGCCGGCGGTTGTTGTCCGACAACTCGCGGCCGAAGCGCTTGAAAAACTCGACCAAGAGCGCCAGCGTCGGCGCGTCCTCGACCAGCGGCACGTCGAAAACCGCCGCCGCCGCGTCGCGCGTGCGGTCGTCCACCGTCGGCCCGAGCCCGCCGGTCACCACCACCACGTCGGCGCGTTCCCAGGCTTCCCGCAATGCCGCCGCGATGTCGTCAAAGCCGTCGCCGACCACCGTGGCTCGATCGAAGATCAGGCCGATTTCCTTCAGCGCCAGCGCCAGCAACTGCGTATTGGTGTCGCTCCAGCGCCCGTCGAGCAGTTCCGCGCCGGTGAGAATCAGTTCCAGCCGCATCCGAGCCACCCCAGCGCGCAGAAAACGCGCAGCAGAATGTTGGCGTACACGGCGGCCGCCACATCGTCGGCCATCACGCCCAAGCCGCCGGCCTGGGCGCGGTCGATCTGGCGGGCCGGCCAGAACTTGGCGATGTCGAAAAAGCGGAAAAAGAAAAACGCCCAGAAGAGGTTCCAGAAGCCGACCGGCACCAGGTACATCGTCAGGACGTAACCGACGATTTCGTCGATGACGATGTTGCTCGAATCGCTTTCGCCGAAATGCCGTTCGGCGAAATCCGCGGCCTTGATGCCGATGAAAAACAGCACGAGCATCGCGAGGAAATACGCGAACGGCGAGCCTTGCGCCAAGAGCAGCACCAGCGGAATGCCGACCAGGGTTCCCCAGGTGCCGGAAGCCGGGCGCAGATAACCGGTGCCCAGCCCAGTGGCGATCGCCAGGTAAATCGTTTTCACTGTCGTCTCCTTCGTCGATTTACGCTCAGGTTGCCGGAGCGCTACGCGGGCGTCAAGGCGTCGCACGGAACACGGCGGCCTCGCCCACCAGCAGCGTCCGCCCCGCTTCGGGGGCGATGTCCGGTCGCTGATCCTGCCAGATGATCCGGTCGGTCCGCACCGCCAGCTCCACCGCCGGACGGTCGTTGACGCGCGCGGGCAACGGGCCGGTCAGCCGGTATTGATCGGTGCGATCCGCCGACACCGCCGCCACCGGCTCGCCCTCGACCAGCAACCGCACCGTCAGCGCCGCGCCCCGGTACAGGTCGGTGTTGACGAAAACCAGCACGCTCGCCGTATCGGCGTCCGGCGGCTTCCGCAACCAGACGCCCGCTCCGTTGCTCGTCCATTGCCAGCCCTCCGCCGTGGGCAGCCACCGGCCGCGCAACCAGCGCTCCGGCGTGCGGTCGGCGCGAAAGTCGAGGCGGGTCGGCGCTTCCGCGGCGAGCCAGGCCGCGTATCGTGCGCGATCGGCGACGTACCGGCGAATCGCCGGTCGGCGCGCCGCAAATTCCGGCGGCGTGGTTTCGTACAAATGATCGGCCAGCCAAAGCGCCGCGTCGCTCATCACCGGCGTATCCGGAACGGGACTGGGCTCGAACCAAAGCCGATCGTAAGCCGCCGTCGTTCGCTCCAGTTGAGCCGCCGTGTCCGCCGGATCCTGTTTGAATCCGCGCCGGACGAATTCGCGGGGCGATGTCGCCAGCAACGAATCCTCGGGAAGCGGCCGAGACGCGTAATGGCGTAACTCGAAGGTCGCGCCCAGCACCACGTCGCCCGGCTCCAGCCGCGCGACCAGATCCCGCGCGACGCCGCGCCAATCGTCGCGGAAATAACGCGGATCGGCCCGGTGCTGCGCCAACGCCAAAACGGCCAGCGCCAACCAGAACCCCAGGCCGAGCCAGGACAGCGGATGATTGCGCCGGCCGGTGACGCCCAGGCCGAGCAGCATAGCCGCCGCGGGCAGCGTGACCAACAGGTATTTCGCCTCCGCGACCGGCGCCGCGAGGGACGCGAGGCTCAGCGCGACCGGCGGAACGAAAGCCCACCACACCAGGATCCGGCTTCTTTTTTCGCGCCACGCCAGACGCGCGCCGTTCAGCAACAACGCCAGCCCCGGTAAAGCCAGCGCGAAATACAACCATGGAAAGAGTCCGTCGTGCCGGTCGTAGATCCGGTCCAGAAATCCGGTGAAGGTCGTCTCCCGCCAGGGAATACCGCCGAACGACCAGATCGTCAGCCAATTCCAGAGCGGGTCGGCGTCGCCGCCCAGCAGCTTGATGGAAAAATTGCGGTGGACGAGCTGCCAGGCCAGCATCAGAAAACCGGGGATGAAACACAGCAAAGCCGGCCGGAAAATCCGCCGGTGAAGAACGCGCCGCGCCGCGTGATCCATGTTCCACGTACCGATGATTTGCGCGGCGACCAGATGCAGCACGAGGTAATCGGTATACAGGCCGGCCACCGTGACCGCGAGATAGCCGCCCCGAGCCCGCCGATCGCCGCCGGCCGCCGCGGGCAACAGCGCGAACGACAACAAACCCAGCAACACGGCCAGGGCGTGCGGCCGAAATTCGCCGGAGTAGTACACGTGGGCCGGCCAGAGCGCGCCGAGCCAGACGGCCGCGACGGCCGCGCGCGGGCCGAGCAGCCGCCGCGCGATCCGCCAGCCGACGAACAGCGAGGCGACGCCGCACAGCGCGGGCAGCAGCCGCAGCGTCGTTTCGCCGTGGCCGAGATACTGCCAGCAATGCGCCAGGAGA encodes the following:
- the thpR gene encoding RNA 2',3'-cyclic phosphodiesterase is translated as MNSWRLFIAIPLPEPVKQELARAQDALTHANSHVRGVGLAGMHLTVKFFGDTPAERVADIGHAMKLTAATVEKKIRLTCEGIGVFPNVEKPRVVWAGLRGETAVLEQMVQRLELAMETIGFAREERPFHPHVTLGRMKLPKQLGSLHKAMHQLEGRSFGEFDAEALILYRSDLLPSGARYTVVERAPLP
- a CDS encoding phosphatidylglycerophosphatase A, which codes for MKTIYLAIATGLGTGYLRPASGTWGTLVGIPLVLLLAQGSPFAYFLAMLVLFFIGIKAADFAERHFGESDSSNIVIDEIVGYVLTMYLVPVGFWNLFWAFFFFRFFDIAKFWPARQIDRAQAGGLGVMADDVAAAVYANILLRVFCALGWLGCGWN
- the mutL gene encoding DNA mismatch repair endonuclease MutL, yielding MAPRIHVMPAQLANQIAAGEVVERPASVVKELVENSLDAGATRIVVEVEDGGRKLIRVTDDGTGMNREDAALCLQRHATSKIRTEADLWRIGSLGFRGEALPAIASVSRLAVHSRERGALSGTVVRAEGGEIRQVAEAGMPEGTRLEVRDLFFNTPVRAKFLRAGKTELAHVAEALLRLALWRPGVYFDLLDDGKSVLRAPAVTEITERLGALLGREVLEHLFAFEGDFPYFTVRGYATNPDYSRGSLKHCFPYINARHVRDKLLLGAINGAYGGHLIKGRYPVVVFNVEIDPALVDVNVHPTKAEVRFRQTANVYEGVRRSLSQALQARFTQPAGGFLTQFGRSAATFGAATVRREAAPGESARPTLAFPASEPLTGPPAHTPTRLDIETGAPPEISVGQFASLGIIGQLADSYIVCESRARGGSLLLVDQHAAHERVNFERLRQGMLNGSLEVQNLLFPIVLELRPVESKALAAIVDDLARLGLVVAAFGPDSWRIETVPAVLPDAEARELVLDCIDQARQTGTAGNAAARIEAILMLAACHGSVRAGQALTLAQMREILRGLDECAQPTTCPHGRPTVREYPIDEIERAFARR
- a CDS encoding competence/damage-inducible protein A, yielding MRLELILTGAELLDGRWSDTNTQLLALALKEIGLIFDRATVVGDGFDDIAAALREAWERADVVVVTGGLGPTVDDRTRDAAAAVFDVPLVEDAPTLALLVEFFKRFGRELSDNNRRQAQFPQGATILANPIGTAAGFAFAAGGRHALFAPGVPRELEMMAREQIVPYLKRHLPSHHAVASVSLRTFGWAEGALDKRLALIELGDVDLAFTAMTPEIMVTLTARDAEPEAAKAKLAAARALIEPAIGPAVITDDGRTLEEVVAGLLLAKNLTLATAESCTGGLIAARCTNVPGSSAWFREGAVTYSNEAKVRQLGVPAELIAAHGAVSREVAEAMAAGLRERSGADLAIAVTGIAGPSGGTLEKPVGLVHMALAGPSDVQAWRDVFSGDRRRVRLVAAEQALDRLRRVLSS